Proteins from a genomic interval of Onychostoma macrolepis isolate SWU-2019 chromosome 17, ASM1243209v1, whole genome shotgun sequence:
- the fam177a1 gene encoding protein FAM177A1, producing the protein MAELSLYLTNVNVSLGQTMDTEKGSTVVKEFENVELGDLGKKKPKIPRRTIYFASGETMEEYSTDEEEEEEPEKAKTLSTVDTSKLTWGPYVWFHMWRVATSTISVCDYLGEKMASLLGITTPKYQYAIDEYYRMKKEEEEEEEENRLSEEAERRFEEQHNQEGQQPKIEQPEGTASFVNVTFELEQESHATSDANKVPAPIPS; encoded by the exons ATGGCTGAACTGTCACTGTACCTCACAAACGTTAACGTGTCTCTGGGACAAACTATGGACACAGAAAag GGTTCTACGGTGGTGAAGGAGTTTGAAAATGTGGAACTTGGAGATCTTGGCAAAAAGAAGCCAAAGATTCCTCGCAGAACAATCTACTTTGCGTCTGGTGAAACCATGGAAGAGTACAGTACagatgaagaggaggaagaagaacCAGAGAAAGCAAAAACTTTAAGTACAGTGGATACG TCAAAGTTGACCTGGGGTCCATATGTCTGGTTCCATATGTGGAGAGTGGCTACCTCAACCATCTCAG TTTGTGACTATCTTGGAGAAAAAATGGCCTCACTGCTGGGAATCACGACGCCAAAATATCAGTATGCAATTGATGAGTACTACAGGATGAAGAAGGAG gaggaggaagaagaggaggagaacCGTCTCTCTGAGGAGGCAGAACGTCGTTTTGAGGAGCAGCACAATCAGGAGGGCCAGCAGCCAAAGATCGAGCAACCAGAAGGAACTGCCTCTTTTGTGAACGTGACCTTTGAACTGGAGCAGGAATCACATGCTACATCTGATGCTAATAAAGTGCCTGCCCCCATTCCCTCCTAA
- the LOC131523439 gene encoding F-box only protein 33 isoform X2 — protein sequence MALCSSVGALALPSELIVHIFSFLSDRDKLRASAVCSRWRECLFYPALWTELKLRVGGGTNGGGSGSEQTPRLEFLMRKFGSFVRELQLEFAPLDGCLSPLQHGVEAVESDPQFAKDAMVTYLDQVLCVLGSLRNNRNLQKLSLYGDTCILQDDGILDSSYLSQVDLGGKRMKEIQQLFEEILSNSRQLKWLSSAFMLGVVTPCSLASLSNPSTSSLEHLSLIDNQLPSLISTVEIERLTNLRSLSLDFCDFTSDMCRLLAGGDRAPLHRLSLLLNGAALDVKPLDGTATEDDWKALVRRSTNLRVYIMAMDVCSQDLLRVLKPSVPLERIHLDSYSMLVTDGVVELISQQYHKTLSHFILMRDDAGFPDLSVNRNEDPLVLLAWRCVHLAVLIIHASSKSLIQLQN from the exons ATGGCTCTGTGCAGCAGCGTCGGAGCCTTGGCGTTACCCAGCGAGCTTATCGTTCACATATTCTCCTTCCTGTCGGACCGAGACAAGCTCCGGGCCTCGGCCGTATGCTCTCGCTGGAGGGAGTGTCTCTTCTACCCTGCGCTGTGGACGGAGCTCAAGCTGCGCGTCGGTGGCGGAACCAACGGCGGCGGATCTGGATCAGAACAAACCCCACGATTAGAGTTCCTCATGCGCAAGTTCGGCTCGTTCGTGCGGGAGCTGCAGCTGGAGTTCGCCCCGCTGGACGGCTGTTTAAGCCCGCTGCAGCACGGAGTGGAAGCCGTCGAGAGCGACCCGCAGTTCGCGAAAGATGCGATGGTGACATATTTAGACCAGGTGTTGTGTGTGCTCGGCAGTCTGCGTAATAACAG AAACCTCCAGAAGCTGAGTCTCTATGGAGACACATGCATTCTTCAGGATGATGGCATTTTGGACAGCTCTTACCTCAGCCAGGTCGACCTAGGAGGCAAGAGAATGAAAGA GATCCAGCAGCTCTTCGAAGAGATCCTGTCCAACAGCAGGCAGTTGAAGTGGTTGTCGTCTGCGTTCATGCTCGGTGTGGTGACCCCCTGCTCACTGGCCTCTCTCTCCAACCCCAGCACCAGCTCCCTCGAGCACCTCAGTCTGATCGACAACCAGCTGCCCAGCCTGATATCCACCGTCGAAATAGAAAGGCTCACTAACCTGCGGTCTCTGTCGTTAGACTTCTGCGATTTCACCTCAGACATGTGCCGTCTCCTTGCCGGCGGTGACCGAGCGCCCCTCCACCGCCTCTCCCTCTTGCTCAACGGCGCTGCTTTGGACGTCAAGCCTTTGGATGGTACCGCCACCGAGGACGATTGGAAAGCCCTGGTCCGTCGCAGCACCAACCTGCGCGTCTACATCATGGCGATGGATGTGTGCAGCCAGGACCTTCTGCGTGTGCTGAAGCCCAGTGTGCCCCTGGAGCGGATCCATCTGGACAGCTACAGCATGCTGGTGACCGATGGTGTCGTGGAGCTCATCTCGCAGCAGTACCACAAAACCCTGAGCCATTTCATCTTGATGAGAGACGACGCTGGATTCCCAGACCTCAGCGTCAACCGCAACGAGGACCCGCTGGTTCTCCTCGCCTGGCGCTGTGTGCACCTCGCTGTCCTGATCATCCATG CATCTTCAAAAAGTCTAATACAATTGCAAAATTGA
- the LOC131523439 gene encoding F-box only protein 33 isoform X1: MALCSSVGALALPSELIVHIFSFLSDRDKLRASAVCSRWRECLFYPALWTELKLRVGGGTNGGGSGSEQTPRLEFLMRKFGSFVRELQLEFAPLDGCLSPLQHGVEAVESDPQFAKDAMVTYLDQVLCVLGSLRNNRNLQKLSLYGDTCILQDDGILDSSYLSQVDLGGKRMKEIQQLFEEILSNSRQLKWLSSAFMLGVVTPCSLASLSNPSTSSLEHLSLIDNQLPSLISTVEIERLTNLRSLSLDFCDFTSDMCRLLAGGDRAPLHRLSLLLNGAALDVKPLDGTATEDDWKALVRRSTNLRVYIMAMDVCSQDLLRVLKPSVPLERIHLDSYSMLVTDGVVELISQQYHKTLSHFILMRDDAGFPDLSVNRNEDPLVLLAWRCVHLAVLIIHGYTVWSHNLVAISRLRGSNLKVLEVSEESIDFDPDQSVYIEGDPVHNLVKEVSLGLGRVWHPSIDNSVVLNEPTQHFHREMQSFSAGM; encoded by the exons ATGGCTCTGTGCAGCAGCGTCGGAGCCTTGGCGTTACCCAGCGAGCTTATCGTTCACATATTCTCCTTCCTGTCGGACCGAGACAAGCTCCGGGCCTCGGCCGTATGCTCTCGCTGGAGGGAGTGTCTCTTCTACCCTGCGCTGTGGACGGAGCTCAAGCTGCGCGTCGGTGGCGGAACCAACGGCGGCGGATCTGGATCAGAACAAACCCCACGATTAGAGTTCCTCATGCGCAAGTTCGGCTCGTTCGTGCGGGAGCTGCAGCTGGAGTTCGCCCCGCTGGACGGCTGTTTAAGCCCGCTGCAGCACGGAGTGGAAGCCGTCGAGAGCGACCCGCAGTTCGCGAAAGATGCGATGGTGACATATTTAGACCAGGTGTTGTGTGTGCTCGGCAGTCTGCGTAATAACAG AAACCTCCAGAAGCTGAGTCTCTATGGAGACACATGCATTCTTCAGGATGATGGCATTTTGGACAGCTCTTACCTCAGCCAGGTCGACCTAGGAGGCAAGAGAATGAAAGA GATCCAGCAGCTCTTCGAAGAGATCCTGTCCAACAGCAGGCAGTTGAAGTGGTTGTCGTCTGCGTTCATGCTCGGTGTGGTGACCCCCTGCTCACTGGCCTCTCTCTCCAACCCCAGCACCAGCTCCCTCGAGCACCTCAGTCTGATCGACAACCAGCTGCCCAGCCTGATATCCACCGTCGAAATAGAAAGGCTCACTAACCTGCGGTCTCTGTCGTTAGACTTCTGCGATTTCACCTCAGACATGTGCCGTCTCCTTGCCGGCGGTGACCGAGCGCCCCTCCACCGCCTCTCCCTCTTGCTCAACGGCGCTGCTTTGGACGTCAAGCCTTTGGATGGTACCGCCACCGAGGACGATTGGAAAGCCCTGGTCCGTCGCAGCACCAACCTGCGCGTCTACATCATGGCGATGGATGTGTGCAGCCAGGACCTTCTGCGTGTGCTGAAGCCCAGTGTGCCCCTGGAGCGGATCCATCTGGACAGCTACAGCATGCTGGTGACCGATGGTGTCGTGGAGCTCATCTCGCAGCAGTACCACAAAACCCTGAGCCATTTCATCTTGATGAGAGACGACGCTGGATTCCCAGACCTCAGCGTCAACCGCAACGAGGACCCGCTGGTTCTCCTCGCCTGGCGCTGTGTGCACCTCGCTGTCCTGATCATCCATG GCTACACTGTGTGGTCGCACAACCTGGTGGCCATCTCTCGCCTGCGTGGGTCCAACCTCAAAGTCCTGGAGGTGTCCGAAGAGAGCATCGACTTTGACCCGGACCAGTCGGTGTACATCGAGGGTGACCCCGTCCACAACTTGGTCAAGGAGGTGTCCCTGGGCTTGGGCCGCGTCTGGCATCCCTCCATAGACAACAGCGTGGTCCTGAACGAACCCACTCAGCACTTCCACCGCGAGATGCAGAGTTTCAGCGCGGGCATGTAG